A genome region from Bradyrhizobium commune includes the following:
- a CDS encoding polysaccharide deacetylase family protein yields MLDSKALQSIPLTPANTADPAPEYPWPEPYTSAMFLSFDVDAESAWTSKDAVHAQRLITMSYGGYEARVGTPKLLELLDRLDLKATFFVTGWSVDAHPAMAESILKAGHEIGHHGYHHLLPDPGDPWIEEELERGFEALKRRLGVRPIGYRAPYGEFTEELRVALVRHGIVYTSSFRDDVRPYRHRLADGKPGTIELPVTASYDDWMHGLSARFSPRSIFPKEHVLSLWKDELDEVRDWGAMVTTVLHPQCSGRPMRLRLLREFLTYAKSCPDVWITTGEKIAQNFLRHEAGNR; encoded by the coding sequence ATGCTGGACAGTAAGGCCCTCCAGAGCATCCCGCTCACCCCAGCCAACACGGCGGATCCCGCGCCGGAATATCCCTGGCCCGAGCCGTACACTTCGGCGATGTTCCTGTCGTTCGACGTCGACGCCGAGAGCGCGTGGACCAGCAAGGACGCGGTGCACGCGCAGCGGCTCATCACCATGAGCTATGGCGGCTATGAGGCGCGCGTCGGCACGCCGAAGCTCCTGGAGCTGCTCGACCGGCTCGACCTCAAGGCGACCTTCTTTGTCACGGGATGGTCGGTCGATGCGCATCCGGCGATGGCGGAATCCATCCTCAAGGCCGGCCACGAGATCGGCCATCACGGCTATCACCATCTCTTGCCCGATCCCGGCGATCCCTGGATCGAGGAGGAGCTGGAACGCGGCTTCGAGGCTCTGAAGCGCCGGCTCGGCGTCAGGCCGATCGGATATCGCGCGCCCTATGGCGAGTTCACCGAGGAGCTGCGCGTCGCGCTGGTGCGCCACGGCATCGTCTACACATCTTCTTTCCGCGATGATGTGCGGCCATACCGACATCGCCTCGCCGACGGCAAACCCGGCACGATCGAGCTGCCCGTGACTGCGAGCTATGACGACTGGATGCACGGCCTCTCCGCGCGCTTCAGCCCGCGCTCGATCTTCCCCAAGGAGCATGTGCTGTCGCTGTGGAAGGACGAGCTCGACGAAGTGCGCGACTGGGGCGCGATGGTGACGACCGTGCTGCATCCGCAGTGCAGCGGCCGTCCGATGCGGCTGCGTCTGCTGCGTGAGTTCCTGACCTACGCAAAGTCGTGTCCGGATGTCTGGATCACCACCGG